A stretch of the Comamonas testosteroni TK102 genome encodes the following:
- a CDS encoding LysR family transcriptional regulator, with the protein MNIELKLVEAFASIVRAGSLTKAEAQTGVAKATLSRSLQRLEDELGVQLLIRSARKIVPTEAGLALYSHCEALLADLSGRWAAARHEVQELVQGGQGRLKVLSDNQFTTTFVCHVVKLFLEGHPTILCELDVAERADSPKLDEVDCYVCAAAPNVPDVIAKPVGQLSFGLYASPQYVASHGLPVTPKELTAHDSIVLRQSEFSERVMLHSRETSQKYISRIAVRTNDYWLMKTFCLNGLGIALLPDFFVQPEVKSGGLVAILPDWRPEKKKIYCVYQRNRYGSKKLRAFLNLLTESMSDLDRLNNYTASTLPRTRKS; encoded by the coding sequence ATGAATATCGAACTCAAACTTGTCGAAGCCTTCGCCTCCATCGTGAGAGCAGGTAGCCTCACCAAAGCAGAAGCTCAGACTGGCGTTGCGAAGGCTACTCTGAGCCGGTCACTTCAGCGCCTGGAAGACGAGCTGGGCGTACAACTCCTCATCCGATCTGCTCGAAAGATTGTGCCGACAGAAGCGGGGCTGGCGCTCTACTCGCATTGTGAGGCATTGCTTGCAGACTTGAGCGGGCGATGGGCGGCTGCGCGCCATGAAGTTCAAGAATTGGTACAGGGAGGGCAGGGTCGCCTGAAGGTGCTTTCCGACAATCAATTCACGACGACATTCGTGTGCCACGTAGTCAAGCTGTTTCTGGAAGGGCATCCCACCATACTTTGCGAATTGGATGTAGCAGAAAGAGCGGATTCCCCCAAGCTTGATGAAGTGGATTGCTACGTCTGCGCCGCGGCACCGAATGTTCCCGATGTCATAGCAAAGCCAGTGGGGCAGCTTTCATTCGGACTGTATGCCAGCCCTCAATATGTGGCGAGTCATGGACTACCAGTGACGCCGAAGGAACTCACGGCGCATGATTCGATTGTGTTGAGGCAATCTGAATTTTCAGAGCGAGTCATGCTTCACTCCAGAGAAACGTCGCAGAAGTATATTTCGCGCATAGCGGTTCGAACCAACGACTATTGGCTAATGAAGACTTTTTGTTTGAATGGCTTGGGTATCGCCTTGCTACCCGACTTCTTTGTGCAGCCAGAGGTGAAAAGCGGAGGACTCGTGGCCATACTTCCCGACTGGAGGCCAGAGAAAAAGAAAATCTACTGCGTATACCAGCGAAACCGCTACGGCTCGAAGAAGTTACGTGCGTTCTTGAATTTGCTAACCGAAAGCATGTCGGATCTCGACCGTCTAAACAACTACACTGCGTCCACACTGCCCCGCACCAGAAAAAGCTAG